The Methyloferula stellata AR4 genome includes a window with the following:
- a CDS encoding MaoC family dehydratase has translation MNANHACAAAIDWPQVGEQLPKRCCGPFDGDALARYARASGDDNPLHLDPAIARRAGLEERPIHGMLMMGHFEPLILAWRPDLALVNLSAKFLRPVLAGQTFEVSGRVIRVTTGESPGIILRLMAHGQGRDLALVAEAKLLPHRSPSV, from the coding sequence ATGAACGCCAATCATGCGTGTGCCGCGGCGATCGATTGGCCGCAGGTCGGCGAGCAACTGCCCAAGCGCTGCTGCGGTCCCTTTGACGGTGATGCGCTCGCCCGCTATGCGCGTGCCTCCGGCGACGACAATCCTTTGCATCTCGATCCGGCCATCGCGCGAAGGGCCGGACTTGAGGAGCGGCCGATCCACGGCATGCTCATGATGGGCCATTTTGAGCCCTTGATTCTGGCATGGCGGCCGGATCTGGCGCTGGTCAATCTTTCCGCGAAATTCCTGCGGCCGGTTCTGGCTGGGCAGACTTTCGAGGTTTCCGGCCGCGTGATACGGGTCACCACGGGCGAAAGCCCCGGCATCATTCTGCGTTTGATGGCGCATGGCCAGGGACGCGATCTGGCGCTCGTCGCCGAGGCCAAGCTTTTGCCGCATCGCAGTCCGTCCGTGTGA